Proteins encoded within one genomic window of Companilactobacillus sp.:
- a CDS encoding VanZ family protein, translating to MRWIPLLLILSFTLIGGINIYKHETRLTQRGFYLIGLTYLTLLEIIVFTPISFDSSTIYVMPLGIGRVNLTQLDIFNLGFFENIVLTVPLGMMIKWSFEKMSLVKMSMIGLLIGSSIETIQYYLSHVFLINRSSDINDVLANGIGIIVGAILVSSFAYLLRRTSLKIPLIARLEK from the coding sequence ATGCGCTGGATACCATTATTATTGATCTTAAGCTTCACCCTTATCGGTGGAATCAACATTTACAAACATGAAACTCGTTTAACTCAACGAGGATTTTATTTAATTGGATTAACTTATTTGACGCTACTAGAAATAATCGTCTTCACACCAATCTCATTTGACAGTTCGACTATTTACGTGATGCCGCTTGGAATTGGTCGAGTAAATCTGACTCAACTTGATATATTCAATCTCGGATTTTTCGAAAATATTGTTTTGACTGTACCATTAGGCATGATGATCAAATGGTCCTTTGAAAAAATGTCGCTTGTCAAAATGTCAATGATAGGTCTGCTCATTGGGAGTTCAATCGAAACTATCCAGTACTACCTTTCACACGTCTTCTTGATCAACCGTTCTAGCGACATCAACGATGTACTTGCTAATGGAATCGGAATTATTGTCGGTGCAATTTTAGTATCATCATTTGCTTACCTACTCCGCAGAACCAGCCTAAAAATTCCGTTAATTGCTCGTTTAGAAAAGTAG
- a CDS encoding DMT family transporter — protein MNWIYLFVAGLFEVVWATTMKLSHGFSKWDWALATVAGMIASFFFLAKATKSLPLSLAYPIWTGIGAVGSIIVGVILFGDKIPAITWVFIVLLLVSIIGIKMTA, from the coding sequence ATGAATTGGATCTACTTATTTGTTGCTGGACTTTTCGAAGTCGTTTGGGCAACTACTATGAAGCTATCACACGGATTTTCAAAATGGGATTGGGCACTTGCCACAGTTGCCGGAATGATTGCCAGTTTCTTCTTTTTGGCAAAAGCTACTAAATCACTCCCGCTTTCGTTGGCCTACCCTATTTGGACCGGGATTGGCGCCGTTGGGTCGATCATCGTCGGCGTGATTCTCTTTGGCGATAAGATTCCCGCTATCACTTGGGTCTTTATCGTCTTATTGCTAGTCAGCATTATCGGCATCAAAATGACTGCATAA
- a CDS encoding methionine gamma-lyase family protein, whose translation MALSWKQDLPKDLSDKIAKVEDMIQPKIDEIDQQVLYAQQRVLNLFRENQVGEEDLVPSTGYGYDDIGRDKLEKIYAGYFKTDDALVRPQFASGTHAISTALFSMLRPNDTLYYLTGTPYDTIQEVIGIAGDNQGTMTDYGIKFRTDELLEDGSVDYDSAEKTLKSDKSIKVIAIQRSRGYAVRDSFTVEKIVKMIKFVKGIRPDVNIFIDNCYGEFSEMEEPTFYGADIMAGSLYKNAGAGIAKSGAYIVGRKDLIDAAGSRLTVPGAGKGEGATWGYIRDFYQGFFMAPHTTGEALKGMIFTAALCEEMGMNVSPKWDAPRTDIVQTVNFGKPEPMIKFCAAIQHYSPMNSFVDPIPSHQDGYEDEIIMASGSFIEGSTIELSSDGPIRPPYSLYVQGGLSYQHVKIAITQAVNETFYK comes from the coding sequence ATGGCATTGTCATGGAAACAGGATTTACCAAAGGATCTTAGCGATAAAATTGCTAAAGTTGAGGATATGATCCAACCAAAGATCGATGAGATCGACCAACAAGTTTTGTATGCACAACAACGAGTTTTAAATTTATTTAGAGAAAACCAAGTCGGTGAAGAAGATTTAGTTCCATCAACTGGTTACGGCTACGATGATATTGGTCGTGACAAGCTAGAAAAAATTTACGCTGGATACTTCAAAACTGACGACGCCTTAGTTCGTCCACAGTTTGCATCTGGTACTCACGCCATTTCAACAGCTTTGTTCAGTATGTTGCGTCCAAACGATACTTTGTATTATTTGACAGGTACGCCTTACGACACGATCCAAGAAGTTATCGGAATTGCCGGCGATAACCAAGGTACGATGACCGATTATGGTATCAAATTCAGAACTGATGAATTATTAGAAGACGGTTCAGTCGACTACGATTCCGCTGAAAAAACTTTGAAGTCTGACAAGTCGATCAAGGTGATTGCTATTCAGAGATCACGTGGATACGCCGTTCGTGATAGTTTCACGGTTGAAAAAATTGTTAAGATGATCAAATTTGTTAAAGGTATCCGTCCAGACGTAAATATCTTTATCGATAACTGTTACGGCGAATTCTCAGAAATGGAAGAACCTACTTTTTACGGTGCTGATATTATGGCTGGTTCATTATATAAAAATGCTGGTGCCGGTATTGCCAAGAGTGGTGCTTACATCGTTGGTCGTAAAGATTTGATTGATGCAGCCGGATCAAGATTGACTGTTCCTGGTGCCGGTAAAGGTGAGGGTGCTACTTGGGGTTACATCCGTGACTTCTACCAAGGATTTTTCATGGCACCACATACAACTGGCGAAGCATTAAAAGGAATGATCTTCACAGCCGCATTGTGTGAAGAAATGGGCATGAACGTCTCTCCTAAATGGGATGCACCGAGAACTGATATTGTTCAAACAGTCAACTTTGGTAAGCCAGAACCAATGATCAAATTCTGTGCTGCTATTCAACACTATTCACCAATGAATTCATTCGTTGACCCAATCCCTAGTCACCAAGATGGCTATGAAGATGAGATCATCATGGCTTCAGGAAGTTTCATTGAAGGATCCACCATCGAACTATCAAGTGACGGTCCAATCAGACCACCATATTCACTCTACGTCCAAGGTGGTTTATCTTATCAACACGTTAAAATTGCCATCACTCAAGCAGTTAACGAAACATTTTATAAATAA
- a CDS encoding MFS transporter, whose amino-acid sequence MKNKRSIYILVFSNFLICLGIGLVIPVTPFIKNEFHYTTSDMGVMTSLFALAQFIASPIVGRISDRIGRKPIIVAGLLTYAVSEVIFALATSLPLFNLSRLIGGLSAAMVVPTSMALASDLTTLKERAKVIGWLSAAFSGGLILGPGIGGMLANISYKTPFWFAAGIGLISVIFTQLLLHDAPQEALEEDAKKELSKKAGSYRSIMTAPLIILFTMILVSSFGLQGFESIYSIYVNQVFNFGIGTIALVLTLNGIISLILQVSLFNWLVVKIGEIRLISYCFLLSALAVVWILFAHGQVEVIIATLIIFSSFDLLRPAITTLLTKAGKANQQGLINGMNMSLTSIGNIVGPLMSGALMDWNPHSPYTVVAVILTLSFIFTFIVRRFPVIPTEDQAE is encoded by the coding sequence ATGAAGAATAAGAGATCTATTTACATTTTAGTTTTCAGTAACTTTTTAATTTGTTTGGGGATTGGACTTGTCATACCTGTCACGCCATTCATTAAAAACGAATTTCACTATACTACATCAGATATGGGAGTGATGACTTCACTGTTTGCCTTAGCGCAATTCATTGCCTCCCCTATCGTTGGACGTATTTCTGACCGGATTGGTCGTAAACCAATTATCGTTGCTGGTTTACTGACTTACGCTGTATCAGAAGTGATCTTCGCATTAGCAACGTCCTTACCACTATTTAACTTGTCACGTTTGATTGGTGGTTTATCAGCAGCCATGGTTGTCCCTACTTCAATGGCTTTAGCGTCAGATCTAACAACTTTAAAAGAACGTGCAAAAGTAATTGGTTGGCTGTCAGCTGCCTTTAGTGGTGGCTTGATCTTAGGTCCTGGTATTGGTGGTATGTTAGCCAACATCAGTTACAAGACGCCATTCTGGTTCGCAGCTGGTATCGGATTGATCAGTGTGATCTTTACGCAACTACTGCTACACGATGCACCGCAAGAAGCTCTTGAAGAGGATGCAAAAAAAGAGCTTTCCAAAAAGGCAGGCTCTTATCGTTCAATCATGACGGCACCTTTGATCATCTTGTTTACAATGATCTTAGTTTCATCCTTTGGACTACAAGGATTTGAAAGTATCTATAGTATTTACGTCAACCAAGTCTTTAACTTCGGTATCGGAACGATTGCTTTAGTTTTAACATTAAATGGTATCATCTCACTGATATTGCAAGTTAGTTTATTCAACTGGCTAGTAGTTAAAATCGGTGAGATCAGATTGATCAGTTATTGTTTCTTATTAAGTGCTTTAGCAGTTGTCTGGATCTTGTTTGCACACGGACAAGTTGAAGTTATCATTGCAACATTGATCATCTTCTCATCATTTGATTTATTGAGACCAGCAATTACAACACTACTAACTAAAGCTGGCAAAGCTAATCAACAAGGTTTGATCAACGGTATGAATATGTCATTGACATCCATCGGAAATATCGTAGGACCATTGATGTCAGGTGCCTTGATGGATTGGAATCCACATTCACCATATACTGTCGTAGCAGTCATCTTGACACTATCATTTATCTTCACATTTATCGTCAGAAGATTCCCAGTCATTCCAACAGAGGACCAAGCTGAATAG
- a CDS encoding putative ornithine decarboxylase, with product MNFLKIAISNDANQYIPSGWNVVSFNEHVDPATLAAIVLDNQNKTDIQAAQDLQKTSGLGIPIITIDSKDDIKSVQSEITAKIKDYENKVVPGFLTDLIDFTDRRPISFTTPGHHNGQYYDKHPAGVIFNRFFGKNLMFADTSDTVDQLGDTMTHGGTPLTAEQKAAKTYNADKVYFCTNGTTSSNSICASALLTEGDLVLFDRNNHKSLYNSALVMSGAKPVYIPTDRNALGLIGEMDPKFLTEDKIRAEIAKVDPEKAKQKRPFRLAVLQLETYDGVFYDAKWIIDRIGKLCDYILFDCAWGGFEQFVPIMKHLSPLSYNYGPDDPGILVTQSLHKQQAGLAQTSQILKKDSHLKGQARYVDHKHFNNAYLKFVTSSYSYPIYASLTVNAYVTSGPSNIKWWDEMLRMGIEWRKKLLEQSKLFKPLIPDDFENLTTDQLATQAKYWEMNGTQKWHGFSKMANGEAMFDPLKITVKTPGIDVENSQYEETGIPGPVVAEYLMEHNIIRAKDDLNSLLFLLTPGDTKEELDQLLAAFLEFEHYYLNDTPLAEVLPELASRYPKRYTGYTLKQLCQEMHEYYQAHQTFRLQKELFAKPNMQNYQMTPEQADRLFMKNQSELVDLDKIEGRVAMEGALPYPPGVFIVAPGEKWQKIDQEYFEVLVGAIERFPGFVPEIQGVYWDTNEDGTISVQAEVLKNK from the coding sequence ATGAATTTTCTGAAAATTGCTATCAGTAATGATGCTAATCAGTACATTCCGAGTGGTTGGAATGTTGTTTCGTTCAACGAACACGTTGATCCAGCAACATTGGCAGCGATCGTGCTCGATAACCAAAATAAAACTGACATTCAGGCAGCTCAAGATCTACAGAAAACATCAGGGTTAGGTATCCCCATAATCACAATTGACTCAAAAGACGACATAAAGTCTGTCCAATCCGAAATAACTGCGAAAATTAAAGATTATGAAAATAAAGTCGTTCCAGGATTTTTGACTGACCTGATCGATTTTACTGACAGACGTCCGATCAGCTTTACGACTCCGGGTCATCACAACGGACAATATTACGATAAGCATCCGGCAGGAGTAATCTTCAATCGCTTTTTTGGAAAAAATTTGATGTTCGCCGACACTAGTGACACCGTTGACCAATTAGGCGATACGATGACGCATGGCGGAACACCATTAACAGCCGAACAAAAGGCAGCTAAGACCTACAATGCCGACAAAGTTTATTTCTGTACCAACGGAACGACTAGTTCGAATTCGATTTGTGCTAGTGCCTTGCTAACAGAAGGCGACCTAGTATTGTTCGACCGCAATAACCACAAGTCCTTGTATAATAGTGCATTGGTCATGAGTGGAGCTAAACCAGTGTATATCCCCACTGACCGCAATGCCTTAGGATTGATTGGCGAAATGGATCCAAAGTTTTTAACTGAAGACAAGATCCGGGCTGAAATTGCTAAAGTCGATCCTGAAAAAGCTAAACAAAAGCGTCCATTTAGATTAGCAGTTTTACAACTTGAGACATACGATGGCGTCTTCTACGATGCTAAATGGATCATCGACCGCATTGGAAAACTTTGCGATTATATTTTATTCGACTGTGCCTGGGGCGGATTCGAACAATTTGTTCCGATCATGAAGCATTTGTCGCCACTCAGTTATAACTACGGTCCTGATGACCCTGGTATCTTAGTTACGCAATCACTCCACAAACAACAAGCTGGATTAGCCCAGACGTCACAAATTTTGAAAAAAGATTCTCATTTAAAAGGGCAAGCACGTTATGTCGATCATAAACATTTCAACAATGCCTATTTGAAATTTGTTACTTCAAGCTATTCTTATCCAATTTATGCATCGTTGACAGTCAACGCTTATGTGACGTCAGGACCTAGCAATATCAAATGGTGGGATGAAATGTTGAGGATGGGTATCGAGTGGCGGAAAAAGCTGCTTGAGCAATCAAAACTTTTTAAACCATTAATTCCTGATGATTTTGAGAACTTAACGACTGATCAGTTGGCCACTCAGGCAAAGTATTGGGAGATGAACGGCACTCAAAAATGGCATGGCTTTTCAAAAATGGCCAATGGAGAAGCTATGTTTGATCCATTAAAGATCACCGTTAAAACGCCTGGTATCGATGTGGAAAATTCTCAGTACGAAGAAACAGGGATTCCTGGACCAGTCGTAGCTGAATATTTGATGGAACACAACATTATCCGAGCCAAAGATGATCTCAATTCGTTATTATTCTTATTAACGCCTGGCGATACTAAGGAAGAATTAGATCAACTATTAGCAGCATTTTTAGAGTTCGAACATTATTATTTGAATGACACTCCATTGGCAGAAGTCTTGCCAGAGTTAGCTTCACGGTATCCCAAACGGTATACAGGATACACTTTGAAACAATTGTGTCAGGAGATGCATGAGTACTATCAAGCACATCAAACGTTCAGGTTGCAGAAAGAACTTTTTGCAAAGCCGAACATGCAAAATTATCAAATGACACCTGAACAAGCTGACCGGTTGTTTATGAAAAATCAGAGTGAGCTAGTCGACTTAGACAAAATCGAGGGCCGAGTTGCCATGGAAGGTGCCTTGCCATATCCACCAGGAGTCTTTATTGTGGCGCCAGGAGAAAAGTGGCAAAAAATTGATCAAGAGTATTTTGAAGTCTTGGTCGGAGCAATCGAACGCTTCCCAGGTTTTGTTCCAGAGATTCAAGGAGTATATTGGGATACGAATGAGGATGGCACAATTTCAGTTCAAGCAGAAGTTTTAAAAAATAAATAG
- a CDS encoding metallophosphoesterase family protein yields MKYKILQISDTHLTPEGKTSANHQRIDPYLKLNTVFSAIRDMVDKPDMIVLTGDLIHEGDKSDYERLAKLLSHQMDNLQIPINVILGNHDQTDEFFEGFLKQPTREKYYYAVHEPDIDFYFLDSKFHNFEQGYLGEEQLTWLRDNLSDALDKTAVLFLHHPIDGPGIHQMRYSILQESTELMEVIKDTNVLGVFSGHIHFENSFVKDGILMHSADSTAYHINCDDPHHHLIYDATNFDIITIDDKEIGVETRTLFAGQDVINQIEVPDTDFVNPNIFR; encoded by the coding sequence ATGAAATATAAAATCCTGCAAATTAGTGATACGCATTTGACACCTGAAGGGAAGACGTCCGCCAATCATCAACGGATCGATCCCTATTTAAAGTTGAATACTGTTTTTTCAGCTATCAGAGATATGGTCGACAAACCTGATATGATCGTATTGACCGGCGACTTGATCCACGAAGGAGATAAGTCTGACTATGAGCGATTAGCGAAGCTTCTCAGTCATCAAATGGATAATCTCCAAATACCGATCAATGTTATCTTGGGCAATCATGACCAAACGGATGAATTTTTTGAAGGATTTTTAAAACAACCCACTCGTGAAAAATATTATTATGCTGTTCACGAACCTGATATCGATTTTTATTTTCTTGATAGTAAATTCCATAATTTTGAACAGGGATATTTGGGCGAAGAACAATTAACTTGGTTACGCGATAATTTAAGCGATGCTTTAGATAAAACGGCGGTCCTATTTTTGCATCACCCAATTGATGGTCCTGGCATCCATCAGATGCGTTACAGTATTTTACAAGAAAGTACTGAGCTAATGGAAGTTATTAAAGATACGAACGTTTTAGGGGTCTTTTCGGGACATATCCACTTTGAAAACTCGTTTGTTAAAGATGGTATTTTGATGCATTCAGCTGATTCAACGGCTTATCACATCAATTGCGACGACCCACATCATCACTTGATCTATGATGCCACCAATTTTGATATCATTACCATCGATGACAAGGAGATCGGCGTTGAGACTCGCACGCTTTTTGCTGGTCAAGACGTGATCAATCAAATCGAAGTACCTGATACGGATTTTGTAAATCCCAATATTTTTCGATAA
- a CDS encoding GNAT family N-acetyltransferase, whose amino-acid sequence MIHYVAKFFDQLTTKELWSIYKLRVEIFVVEQKCYYQEVDEDDLKSLHLIGVDDDGNLVTYARLIPEKDHVRIGRVAAAKSVRGNGAGRQLVAQAIICAHDDFPNADQIDIQAQAYLQKFYESMGFTATSDVYLETEIPHLDMILGIDN is encoded by the coding sequence ATGATCCATTATGTCGCAAAATTTTTTGACCAATTAACTACTAAAGAACTCTGGTCGATCTACAAACTAAGAGTTGAAATATTCGTCGTCGAACAAAAATGCTACTACCAAGAAGTCGACGAAGATGACCTCAAGTCTCTGCACTTAATAGGAGTCGACGATGATGGCAATTTGGTCACATATGCACGACTTATACCTGAAAAAGATCACGTTAGAATCGGGCGCGTTGCTGCCGCCAAATCAGTTCGTGGAAATGGTGCCGGACGACAACTAGTTGCTCAAGCAATTATTTGTGCTCACGACGACTTCCCTAACGCAGATCAAATCGACATTCAAGCCCAAGCCTATTTGCAAAAATTTTATGAGTCAATGGGATTCACTGCTACCAGCGATGTTTACCTAGAGACAGAAATTCCACATTTGGACATGATTTTGGGAATAGATAACTAA
- a CDS encoding lectin-like domain-containing protein, with translation MLIHSKKMRILFDVVMISIITIVSVIYYAPKMKQVHAAQETVAKSVKVQREDDSVPNFDSSLPGMQENPKPADSKDPEDLKAALSNAPDGLGIANLFQLGTFGTEKDNAAKIIDKNSFQNSNASILQVTNRPDQLGAIWGNIDDGNYIDISKNQTLSMWLYFGRPTAIDEHKENKYVGDGMAFVLQNDTRGAAAISTFHKGLPDQRFGHGESLGVWGTDFDTQTELTSKQFAGTAIQQSYALEFDTFRDAQFSSKQINGLGNSFDLDLRGAQHIAMTYPDSAKTYRSDFSATGGFKRYFIMNHGDNVRDNQELTDASWHHITIDYNKIDDKLGTLTYKFNDKNLDGTPRNNPVTATNQINIDHFVLNGKTKLRWGFTGSTGTYFENNLISFESVPSFVNGEVTTELHDDTLNKDITSDSQKVTEGDSLTFKYYLKYLSGIKPWNNTVADINIPKNVTAKSISIKYADGSSANVPCDENQHHFNFELSNALKDHDPNNPHAIISVVTEVNPVSQTTKVGPEHSRFKSQYLIEDAESQGFTIDKPELNLKVVQPTGDAAIIDSKHKPTSMNVQYYVWESSQGWNSPKITVHAKVNSADKFTDYDPKVQSSTESDELTVPGVFHDGENSIYLYATDSNGNETPVKRIIYTVTDIGALVIGTYTNTVSFKDINPETSNQLVGRKGNWQLNIVDSRPLNLSDDKKNIWKLKAWADPLIGDKTHKKFNGAIIFKNPDGSILPLENQPQIIKDDGRKSLQGTQTTELVKTWTNDSGVLLKVNGSNNEDNYHGYIHWSLVNSI, from the coding sequence ATGCTTATTCATTCAAAGAAGATGCGAATACTGTTTGATGTTGTAATGATAAGTATTATTACAATAGTTAGTGTTATTTATTATGCGCCGAAGATGAAACAAGTGCATGCCGCACAGGAAACCGTTGCAAAATCCGTAAAAGTCCAGCGAGAAGATGATTCTGTACCAAATTTTGATTCTTCGTTGCCCGGGATGCAAGAAAATCCGAAACCAGCAGATTCTAAAGATCCTGAAGATTTAAAAGCGGCTCTAAGTAATGCGCCTGATGGACTTGGAATCGCCAATCTTTTTCAATTGGGAACTTTTGGTACCGAAAAAGATAATGCTGCCAAAATTATAGATAAGAATAGTTTTCAAAATAGTAATGCTAGTATTTTACAGGTTACCAATCGCCCAGATCAATTAGGGGCCATTTGGGGAAATATTGATGATGGTAATTATATTGATATATCTAAAAACCAAACACTTTCAATGTGGTTATATTTTGGACGACCTACGGCTATTGATGAGCATAAAGAAAACAAATACGTAGGTGACGGTATGGCCTTTGTTTTACAAAATGATACTAGAGGTGCAGCTGCTATTTCCACATTCCACAAGGGATTGCCAGATCAAAGATTTGGACATGGTGAGTCACTAGGTGTTTGGGGGACGGACTTCGATACGCAAACCGAATTAACGTCTAAGCAATTTGCAGGAACTGCTATTCAACAAAGTTATGCATTAGAATTCGACACTTTTCGCGATGCTCAATTTTCATCTAAACAAATAAATGGATTGGGAAATAGTTTCGATTTAGATTTGAGAGGAGCACAGCATATAGCTATGACTTATCCTGATTCGGCAAAAACATATCGTAGTGATTTTTCAGCAACCGGTGGATTTAAAAGATACTTTATTATGAATCACGGAGATAATGTTCGCGATAATCAAGAATTGACAGATGCATCATGGCATCATATTACAATTGATTATAATAAAATTGATGATAAGTTAGGAACTTTAACATATAAATTTAATGATAAGAATTTAGATGGTACACCGAGAAATAATCCCGTAACAGCTACAAACCAAATAAACATTGATCATTTCGTATTAAATGGAAAAACCAAATTGAGATGGGGATTCACTGGTTCAACAGGGACTTATTTCGAAAATAATTTAATTAGTTTTGAATCAGTGCCTTCGTTCGTCAATGGTGAAGTTACAACAGAACTTCATGATGATACATTAAATAAAGATATTACCTCGGATAGTCAAAAAGTCACCGAGGGTGATTCATTAACTTTCAAATACTATCTGAAATATCTTAGTGGAATAAAACCATGGAATAACACGGTTGCAGACATTAATATTCCTAAAAATGTCACAGCAAAGTCTATCAGTATTAAATATGCTGACGGTTCCTCTGCAAATGTACCGTGCGACGAGAACCAACATCATTTTAATTTTGAATTGAGTAATGCTTTAAAAGATCATGACCCAAATAATCCTCATGCAATAATTTCCGTAGTAACAGAAGTTAATCCCGTTTCTCAGACGACAAAGGTTGGTCCAGAACATTCTAGGTTTAAAAGCCAATATTTGATTGAAGATGCGGAATCACAGGGATTTACTATTGATAAGCCAGAGTTAAATTTGAAAGTCGTTCAACCGACTGGAGATGCAGCAATTATTGATAGTAAACACAAACCTACATCTATGAATGTTCAGTATTATGTTTGGGAATCTTCTCAAGGATGGAACTCACCAAAAATAACTGTTCATGCGAAGGTAAATAGTGCTGATAAATTTACCGATTATGATCCTAAAGTTCAAAGTAGTACTGAATCCGATGAACTAACTGTTCCTGGCGTTTTTCACGATGGGGAAAATAGTATTTATTTGTATGCTACAGATAGTAATGGAAATGAGACACCAGTTAAACGCATCATATATACGGTTACTGATATTGGTGCACTAGTAATTGGAACATATACTAACACTGTATCGTTCAAAGATATTAATCCTGAGACATCAAATCAATTAGTAGGAAGAAAAGGAAATTGGCAACTTAATATTGTTGATAGCCGTCCTCTGAATCTTTCTGATGATAAGAAAAATATATGGAAATTAAAAGCTTGGGCTGATCCACTAATAGGGGACAAAACACACAAAAAATTTAACGGTGCAATTATCTTTAAAAATCCTGACGGTAGTATTTTACCGTTGGAGAATCAACCTCAAATCATAAAAGATGATGGGAGAAAAAGTTTACAAGGAACACAAACAACTGAACTTGTAAAGACATGGACAAATGACAGCGGTGTATTGTTGAAAGTGAATGGTTCCAACAACGAAGATAACTATCACGGATATATACACTGGAGTTTAGTTAATAGTATATAA
- a CDS encoding APC family permease, giving the protein METLEPKKHYLKWQVIALIDFVTIISFENIFYPFQNQGLSVVISWIFLLFAYVIPYELIVSQMSLTFDNQSGGLASWVRRSSNDTLGYWTSWMYWVQSVPYIVDVSNSVIVSFSWMFLGNNTLDKKMSTFWFGMLTFAIILAFILLENVFKNSLEILSLIGGGAMFIMSVLFVLLAGYSIAHGTPIATQPFNWGAFMPKFSLKYFSTTGLLIFAMSGAELAAPYIVQMRDPKHEFPKAMWLLAIMTAFLTIFGTLALAMFFNANHIPHDFKMNGPYYAFSLLGQSLGLGKTLMYIFAVVQAIFMMAQLAVLLDASSRVFAGDVADNFMPKWMTKKNKNGRPVHSYMMTSGLSLFLLLLTGTLPNINTIYNWLLNINGIISPYKTCWVFFAFVAVRWQQKKFKSDYTFIKNRTGALLVGGWCLAFTFVCATLGFIPQEAEAGTAAFNHQLLLNFITVIVLFGLGFIMPMLRKHEMKNEPSLD; this is encoded by the coding sequence TTGGAGACTTTAGAACCAAAAAAACATTATTTAAAATGGCAAGTCATAGCTTTGATCGACTTCGTTACAATCATTAGTTTTGAAAATATCTTCTATCCTTTTCAAAACCAAGGATTATCAGTTGTAATCTCATGGATCTTTCTATTATTTGCTTACGTTATTCCTTATGAACTGATCGTCAGTCAAATGAGTTTGACTTTTGATAATCAAAGCGGAGGTCTGGCATCTTGGGTACGTCGTAGTAGCAACGACACACTGGGATATTGGACTTCTTGGATGTATTGGGTACAAAGCGTTCCTTACATTGTTGATGTTTCAAACTCTGTTATCGTTTCATTTAGTTGGATGTTCTTAGGAAACAACACGCTTGATAAAAAAATGTCGACGTTCTGGTTTGGAATGTTAACATTTGCAATTATTTTAGCCTTTATTTTATTAGAAAACGTCTTTAAAAATTCGCTCGAGATCTTATCTTTGATCGGTGGTGGAGCAATGTTTATCATGTCAGTGCTCTTCGTATTGCTGGCTGGATACTCAATTGCTCACGGAACACCAATCGCTACTCAACCATTTAACTGGGGAGCCTTCATGCCGAAATTCAGTCTGAAATACTTCTCAACCACTGGACTATTGATCTTCGCCATGTCTGGTGCTGAATTAGCAGCTCCGTACATCGTTCAAATGCGCGATCCCAAGCACGAATTTCCAAAGGCTATGTGGCTGTTAGCTATCATGACCGCCTTCTTAACGATCTTTGGTACCTTAGCTCTGGCAATGTTCTTTAACGCTAACCACATACCACACGACTTTAAGATGAACGGTCCTTACTACGCCTTTAGTTTATTAGGACAAAGCTTAGGCCTTGGAAAAACCTTAATGTACATCTTTGCCGTGGTTCAAGCTATCTTCATGATGGCTCAGTTAGCCGTGTTGCTTGATGCATCTAGTCGTGTATTCGCCGGTGATGTTGCCGACAACTTCATGCCAAAATGGATGACTAAGAAAAATAAGAATGGCCGTCCAGTTCACAGTTACATGATGACTTCTGGATTGAGTCTGTTCTTACTATTGCTTACCGGAACACTTCCAAACATCAATACCATTTATAATTGGCTATTGAACATCAACGGAATCATTTCACCTTATAAGACTTGTTGGGTCTTCTTCGCCTTTGTCGCCGTTAGATGGCAACAGAAGAAATTCAAGTCAGATTATACCTTTATAAAAAACAGAACTGGTGCCTTACTAGTTGGTGGCTGGTGTCTAGCCTTCACCTTCGTCTGTGCCACTTTAGGATTCATTCCTCAAGAAGCAGAGGCTGGAACTGCTGCCTTTAATCACCAATTATTATTGAATTTTATTACCGTGATCGTATTATTCGGTTTAGGATTTATCATGCCAATGCTTAGAAAACACGAAATGAAAAATGAACCCAGTTTAGATTAA